One genomic window of Tachypleus tridentatus isolate NWPU-2018 chromosome 12, ASM421037v1, whole genome shotgun sequence includes the following:
- the LOC143234072 gene encoding uncharacterized protein LOC143234072 isoform X2, with protein MTAAEVFQNNVTPVFQDIQQQSVRDCNCRRFQTNRTGYYNDEFINQVPLSELACSVSGYLKSNDLKLESSHCSSSEHKPTSNINYLSGESNRRLTMENDNKQDSGLDSDCRYQGQSNSLTLVSDTFNVNLPDKEEGDQRELCTFGAVDELSVLLDIINLKGLLLRKEVDNKDEPCAAQDGEYYANSHEQFVSKHQTRNNTEVKLQPVEKERSIFCDKITYLEAACHELESERCQLKERLEMALTEKDQLEFHIHELYVQYVKNHDREDDLLQRNGVIEFGSLPKNSQSGKGVSFSAEIVSSKVSSVRKETNVLELQRQLISYVMENEVLQNKVQQLEKLQDLTSVERARKLSDQIKQLQGEKEELQVMVKSNILEVKSTNAKMLMLQKAVVALTQENHKLKWNCNSSKQISYQYQHCQRPSLKIHSERGDSDTKSLPPFLPLETTNPSLTYGNIEGKQTIKDTAFNFLYGGNFPESLCENIKQHNIISQSLNMENQTSLHCKTSSSKTISHTYSSHSFSGLNTLSYSSPTQHKPLEMHQVSAIRENKFFISKSETSPTFQCENTLCNQNLSSIYNIVDNSNKNIHSKQINSICSEFDPLHNKMFQRGQLRQQEFVDSLDLSVPLKPVKSPQVYRRNLPFPQSAANFLYEQKLNTATDSKLDVEFRKQFVIQATGENKPKHLHNHLHIFLDHLSASESNEHL; from the coding sequence ATGACAGCTGCTGAGGTGTTTCAAAATAATGTCACTCCAGTATTTCAGGATATCCAGCAACAGTCAGTACGTGATTGCAATTGTAGGAGATTTCAAACTAATAGGACAGGGTATTATAATGATGAAtttattaaccaagttccattaTCTGAACTAGCTTGCTCAGTCTCTGGATATCTTAAAAGCAATGATCTAAAACTGGAGTCATCTCATTGTTCTTCTTCAGAGCATAAACCCACAAGTAACATTAACTATTTAAGTGGTGAGTCAAATAGAAGATTGACTATGGAGAATGATAATAAACAAGACAGTGGTTTAGATTCAGATTGTCGATATCAAGGCCAAAGTAACAGTTTAACTCTTGTTAGTGATACCTTTAATGTTAACTTACCTGACAAAGAAGAAGGGGATCAAAGAGAACTTTGTACGTTTGGAGCTGTAGATGAACTGTCAGTTCTTCTCGATATTATTAACCTGAAAGGGCTTTTATTGAGGAAAGAAGTAGATAATAAAGATGAACCATGTGCTGCACAAGATGGAGAATATTATGCAAACTCTCATGAACAATTTGTATCCAAACACCAGACAAGGAACAATACAGAAGTCAAGCTGCAACcagttgaaaaggaaagaagTATTTTTTGTGACAAGATTACATACTTGGAGGCTGCTTGTCATGAATTAGAAAGTGAAAGGTGCCAACTCAAAGAAAGACTTGAAATGGCACTAACTGAAAAAGATCAGTTGGAATTTCATATTCATGAGTTGTATGTTCAGTATGTTAAAAATCATGATAGGGAAGATGATCTGTTACAAAGAAATGGAGTGATAGAATTTGGTTCCCTACCTAAAAATAGTCAATCAGGAAAAGGAGTTTCTTTTTCTGCTGAGATAGTTAGTTCTAAAGTGTCCTCTGTTCGTAAGGAAACAAATGTTTTGGAACTTCAGAGGCAGCTAATAAGCTATGTAATGGAAAATGAAGTTTTACAGAACAAAGTTCAGCAGTTGGAAAAATTACAGGATCTCACAAGTGTTGAGAGAGCAAGGAAGTTAAGTGATCAAATTAAGCAGCTTCAAGGTGAAAAGGAAGAACTCCAAGTTATGGTGAAATCAAACATCTTAGAAGTAAAATCCACAAATGCCAAAATGTTAATGCTCCAGAAGGCTGTTGTTGCTTTAACTCAGGAAAACCATAAACTTAAATGGAATTGCAACTCCTCAAAACAGATTTCTTATCAATATCAGCATTGTCAAAGAccaagtttaaaaatacattctgAGAGGGGTGATTCTGACACAAAGAGTCTACCTCCATTCCTACCATTAGAAACTACAAACCCTTCCTTGACTTATGGCAATATAGAAGGCAAGCAAACCATTAAGGACACTGCATTTAACTTTTTGTATGGTGGAAACTTTCCTGAATctttatgtgaaaatataaaacagcaCAATATTATTAGCCAGTCATTAAATATGGAAAATCAAACTTCACTTCATTGTAAGACATCCTCTTCTAAAACTATATCTCATACTTACAGTTCTCACTCATTTTCAGGTTTAAATACTTTATCCTATTCATCCCCTACTCAGCATAAACCTCTTGAAATGCATCAAGTTTCAGcaataagagaaaataaattttttatatcCAAAAGTGAAACTTCTCCAACATTTCAGTGTGAGAATACACTTTGTAATCAGAATCTTTcttctatttataatattgtggataattcaaacaaaaacatccaTTCAAAGCAGATAAATAGTATATGTAGTGAGTTTGATCCCCTACACAATAAAATGTTTCAGAGAGGCCAACTGAGGCAACAGGAGTTTGTCGATTCCTTAGATTTGTCTGTACCGTTAAAACCTGTGAAATCACCTCAGGTTTACAGGAGAAATCTGCCTTTCCCTCAAAGTGCTGCCAACTTCCtatatgaacaaaaattaaatacagcaACTGACTCCAAACTAGACGTGGAATTTAGAAAACAGTTTGTCATTCAGGCAACTGGTGAAAATAAACCTAAACATTTGCATAATCATCTTCATATCTTTTTAGATCATCTTTCAGCATCTGAATCAAATGAACACCTGTGA
- the LOC143234072 gene encoding uncharacterized protein LOC143234072 isoform X1: protein MAISAPIYFLIKEQAKSLVAIKELRERMTAAEVFQNNVTPVFQDIQQQSVRDCNCRRFQTNRTGYYNDEFINQVPLSELACSVSGYLKSNDLKLESSHCSSSEHKPTSNINYLSGESNRRLTMENDNKQDSGLDSDCRYQGQSNSLTLVSDTFNVNLPDKEEGDQRELCTFGAVDELSVLLDIINLKGLLLRKEVDNKDEPCAAQDGEYYANSHEQFVSKHQTRNNTEVKLQPVEKERSIFCDKITYLEAACHELESERCQLKERLEMALTEKDQLEFHIHELYVQYVKNHDREDDLLQRNGVIEFGSLPKNSQSGKGVSFSAEIVSSKVSSVRKETNVLELQRQLISYVMENEVLQNKVQQLEKLQDLTSVERARKLSDQIKQLQGEKEELQVMVKSNILEVKSTNAKMLMLQKAVVALTQENHKLKWNCNSSKQISYQYQHCQRPSLKIHSERGDSDTKSLPPFLPLETTNPSLTYGNIEGKQTIKDTAFNFLYGGNFPESLCENIKQHNIISQSLNMENQTSLHCKTSSSKTISHTYSSHSFSGLNTLSYSSPTQHKPLEMHQVSAIRENKFFISKSETSPTFQCENTLCNQNLSSIYNIVDNSNKNIHSKQINSICSEFDPLHNKMFQRGQLRQQEFVDSLDLSVPLKPVKSPQVYRRNLPFPQSAANFLYEQKLNTATDSKLDVEFRKQFVIQATGENKPKHLHNHLHIFLDHLSASESNEHL, encoded by the exons ATGGCTATTTCAGCacctatttattttcttataaaggAACAGGCAAAGTCTCTAGTTGCCATTAAA GAACTCCGAGAACGAATGACAGCTGCTGAGGTGTTTCAAAATAATGTCACTCCAGTATTTCAGGATATCCAGCAACAGTCAGTACGTGATTGCAATTGTAGGAGATTTCAAACTAATAGGACAGGGTATTATAATGATGAAtttattaaccaagttccattaTCTGAACTAGCTTGCTCAGTCTCTGGATATCTTAAAAGCAATGATCTAAAACTGGAGTCATCTCATTGTTCTTCTTCAGAGCATAAACCCACAAGTAACATTAACTATTTAAGTGGTGAGTCAAATAGAAGATTGACTATGGAGAATGATAATAAACAAGACAGTGGTTTAGATTCAGATTGTCGATATCAAGGCCAAAGTAACAGTTTAACTCTTGTTAGTGATACCTTTAATGTTAACTTACCTGACAAAGAAGAAGGGGATCAAAGAGAACTTTGTACGTTTGGAGCTGTAGATGAACTGTCAGTTCTTCTCGATATTATTAACCTGAAAGGGCTTTTATTGAGGAAAGAAGTAGATAATAAAGATGAACCATGTGCTGCACAAGATGGAGAATATTATGCAAACTCTCATGAACAATTTGTATCCAAACACCAGACAAGGAACAATACAGAAGTCAAGCTGCAACcagttgaaaaggaaagaagTATTTTTTGTGACAAGATTACATACTTGGAGGCTGCTTGTCATGAATTAGAAAGTGAAAGGTGCCAACTCAAAGAAAGACTTGAAATGGCACTAACTGAAAAAGATCAGTTGGAATTTCATATTCATGAGTTGTATGTTCAGTATGTTAAAAATCATGATAGGGAAGATGATCTGTTACAAAGAAATGGAGTGATAGAATTTGGTTCCCTACCTAAAAATAGTCAATCAGGAAAAGGAGTTTCTTTTTCTGCTGAGATAGTTAGTTCTAAAGTGTCCTCTGTTCGTAAGGAAACAAATGTTTTGGAACTTCAGAGGCAGCTAATAAGCTATGTAATGGAAAATGAAGTTTTACAGAACAAAGTTCAGCAGTTGGAAAAATTACAGGATCTCACAAGTGTTGAGAGAGCAAGGAAGTTAAGTGATCAAATTAAGCAGCTTCAAGGTGAAAAGGAAGAACTCCAAGTTATGGTGAAATCAAACATCTTAGAAGTAAAATCCACAAATGCCAAAATGTTAATGCTCCAGAAGGCTGTTGTTGCTTTAACTCAGGAAAACCATAAACTTAAATGGAATTGCAACTCCTCAAAACAGATTTCTTATCAATATCAGCATTGTCAAAGAccaagtttaaaaatacattctgAGAGGGGTGATTCTGACACAAAGAGTCTACCTCCATTCCTACCATTAGAAACTACAAACCCTTCCTTGACTTATGGCAATATAGAAGGCAAGCAAACCATTAAGGACACTGCATTTAACTTTTTGTATGGTGGAAACTTTCCTGAATctttatgtgaaaatataaaacagcaCAATATTATTAGCCAGTCATTAAATATGGAAAATCAAACTTCACTTCATTGTAAGACATCCTCTTCTAAAACTATATCTCATACTTACAGTTCTCACTCATTTTCAGGTTTAAATACTTTATCCTATTCATCCCCTACTCAGCATAAACCTCTTGAAATGCATCAAGTTTCAGcaataagagaaaataaattttttatatcCAAAAGTGAAACTTCTCCAACATTTCAGTGTGAGAATACACTTTGTAATCAGAATCTTTcttctatttataatattgtggataattcaaacaaaaacatccaTTCAAAGCAGATAAATAGTATATGTAGTGAGTTTGATCCCCTACACAATAAAATGTTTCAGAGAGGCCAACTGAGGCAACAGGAGTTTGTCGATTCCTTAGATTTGTCTGTACCGTTAAAACCTGTGAAATCACCTCAGGTTTACAGGAGAAATCTGCCTTTCCCTCAAAGTGCTGCCAACTTCCtatatgaacaaaaattaaatacagcaACTGACTCCAAACTAGACGTGGAATTTAGAAAACAGTTTGTCATTCAGGCAACTGGTGAAAATAAACCTAAACATTTGCATAATCATCTTCATATCTTTTTAGATCATCTTTCAGCATCTGAATCAAATGAACACCTGTGA